A region from the Toxotes jaculatrix isolate fToxJac2 chromosome 2, fToxJac2.pri, whole genome shotgun sequence genome encodes:
- the sox18 gene encoding transcription factor SOX-1, whose amino-acid sequence MNLTEPSLSREALLHPSRVSVGGPWTSRTPSPASDSEMGFEQNLSGDCSSPDGLGPGNMRRTEPRISLTPSSGGQSPDLTQAGGMSVGTADGKAVGGEQRIRRPMNAFMVWAKDERKRLALQNPDLHNAVLSKMLGQSWKALSATDKRPFVEEAERLRVQHLQDHPNYKYRPRRKKTTKKLKRVEPGLLLHSLAQGGAPGLGLGPGVSPLGADSVSGGSAYGHPGAHAPHHHHPHHLLPSLGHFRDLQAPGHPELESYGLPTPEMSPLDVLEEGAGESVFFPQHMQEEGGMGGWSGYHHHLHPHNQHYSHHYNNHSHHNSIHGAATHGQSSGMNVSASLSTSMNSSLSPGRSSRIDSRISSVESNMTSSMSSVTSVLVNSVNSRLNPTHASSHHIALRSPVKCPPPLSASPSPVSYPQPSISLPEPIKCHQTPLSSAPVGYFSQMYGSGVPSATHFTPSHLGQLSPPPETSPSSCPSSIPSSTFLPPVHLDPSNPESSGHMVSSSAEFWSEVDRHEFDQYVNIGRNREEAFGLGGGCGGGSKVLSGRSSNSVGSSINSSVSSIINRDVSSIMSGANGCDEGSSPLISALSDASSAVYYSACITG is encoded by the exons ATGAATTTAACCGAGCCCAGCTTGTCCAGAGAGGCTCTTCTGCATCCAAGCCGGGTGTCTGTCGGGGGCCCCTGGACGTCCAGAACCCCGAGTCCTGCTTCTGATTCTGAAATGGGTTTTGAGCAGAACCTCTCCGGGGACTGCAGTTCTCCCGATGGCCTCGGACCTGGGAACATGAGGAGAACAGAACCGAGGATTTCTCTGACGCCCAGTTCAGGGGGACAGAGTCCGGACCTGACCCAGGCAGGAGGTATGTCGGTAGGCACGGCTGACGGAAAGGCCGTGGGTGGCGAGCAGAGGATCCGCAGGCCCATGAATGCTTTCATGGTGTGGGCCAAAGATGAGAGGAAGCGACTGGCCCTGCAGAACCCTGACCTGCACAATGCTGTGCTCAGCAAGATGCTCG GCCAGTCGTGGAAGGCCctgagtgccacagacaagCGGCCGTTCGTGGAAGAAGCAGAACGACTCCGCGTCCAGCACCTCCAGGATCACCCAAACTACAAGTACAGGCCTCGCAGAAAAAAGACCACCAAAAAACTCAAGCGGGTTGAACCAGGGCTTCTGCTTCACAGCTTGGCCCAAGGTGGTGCACCAGGCCTTGGATTAGGACCTGGAGTCAGCCCCTTAGGTGCAGACAGTGTCTCTGGGGGTTCTGCCTATGGACATCCAGGCGCTCACGCTCCACACCACCATCACCCTCACCACCTGCTGCCCTCTCTGGGGCACTTCAGGGACCTCCAGGCTCCAGGACACCCAGAGCTGGAGAGCTATGGGCTGCCCACTCCAGAGATGTCACCTCTGGATGTTCTGGAAGAGGGAGCTGGGgaatctgtgtttttcccccAACATATGCAAGAGGAGGGGGGGATGGGAGGTTGGAGTGGgtaccaccaccaccttcaccCTCATAACCAACATTACAGCCATCACTACAACAACCACAGTCACCACAACTCCATACATGGTGCAGCAACACATGGTCAAAGTTCAGGGATGAATGTTAGTGCCAGTTTAAGTACCAGTATGAATTCCAGTTTGAGTCCAGGTAGAAGTTCCAGAATTGACTCTAGAATAAGTTCTGTTGAGTCAAATATGACCTCGAGCATGAGCTCTGTCACTTCAGTTCTGGTAAATTCGGTCAACTCCAGGTTAAATCCTACTCATGCGTCCAGTCACCACATCGCCTTAAGGAGTCCTGTAAAGTgccccccacctctctctgcctccccctcccctgTTTCCTACCCCCAGCCCTCCATCAGCCTCCCTGAGCCAATAAAATGCCACCAAACGCCCCTGAGCAGTGCTCCTGTCGGCTACTTTAGTCAGATGTATGGGAGTGGTGTCCCGAGCGCTACTCATTTCACCCCTTCTCACCTGGGGCAGCTCTCCCCCCCTCCTGAAacttctccctcttcctgccCATCCTCCATCCCCTCATCAACTTTCCTTCCCCCTGTGCACTTAGACCCTTCAAACCCTGAGTCCTCAGGCCACATGGTGTCTTCCTCTGCTGAGTTTTGGTCTGAGGTGGACAGGCATGAATTCGACCAGTATGTGAATATTGGAAGGAACCGAGAGGAGGCCTTTGGACTTGGTGGGGGCTGTGGGGGCGGGTCCAAAGTCCTGAGTGGGCGCAGCAGCAATAGCGTGGGTAGTAGTATTAATAGCAGTGTTAGCAGTATCATTAACAGGGATGTCAGTAGTATTATGAGTGGTGCTAATGGGTGTGATGAAGGGAGCAGCCCTCTTATTTCTGCTCTTTCTGATGCTAGCAGTGCTGTCTATTACAGTGCCTGTATCACTGGATAA